From the Hevea brasiliensis isolate MT/VB/25A 57/8 chromosome 15, ASM3005281v1, whole genome shotgun sequence genome, one window contains:
- the LOC110641329 gene encoding uncharacterized protein LOC110641329 isoform X8: protein MRTMRKKQTMKGSLFQRKKRSDFFLAFIRSHTHKDEEKERERMAMGSWNIGTCKKTPVLHLSCRKKERERDHIHPYKVIEITPPPKNLGIRCFPPNLQCGESVTIEGQAYTIAAVTHRYQLRKGKYESSEKRLDVLSTGRYILNLYLENLLEQS, encoded by the exons ATGAGGACGATGAGGAAGAAACAAACAATGAAAGGGTCCTTGTTTCAAAG GAAGAAAAGATCTGATTTTTTTCTGGCTTTCATTCGCTCTCACACACACAAAgacgaagagaaagagagagagagaatggcaATGGGTTCATGGAATATTGGAACATGTAAGAAG ACACCAGTTCTTCATCTATCTTgcagaaagaaggaaagagaaagagatcATATCCACCCTTATAAAGTCATAGAAATTACCCCTCCCCCCAAGAATCTTGGAATCCGCTGCTTTCCCCCC AACTTGCAATGTGGGGAGAGTGTGACGATTGAAGGGCAAGCATATACCATTGCAGCAGTCACTCATCGGTACCAGCTCCGCAAGGGGAAGTATGAATCCAGTGAGAAGAGGCTTGATGTTTTGTCCACGGGAAGATACATCTTGAActtatatttagaaaatttgctAGAACAATCTTAA
- the LOC110641329 gene encoding uncharacterized protein LOC110641329 isoform X3 — MGCSVVTQKHFPFIEGRKDLIFFWLSFALTHTKTKRKREREWQWVHGILEHVRRCEIQQFPETPVLHLSCRKKERERDHIHPYKVIEITPPPKNLGIRCFPPQNLQCGESVTIEGQAYTIAAVTHRYQLRKGKYESSEKRLDVLSTGRYILNLYLENLLEQS; from the exons ATGGGTTGCAGCGTGGTGACTCAAAAGCATTTTCCCTTCATTGAAG GAAGAAAAGATCTGATTTTTTTCTGGCTTTCATTCGCTCTCACACACACAAAgacgaagagaaagagagagagagaatggcaATGGGTTCATGGAATATTGGAACATGTAAGAAGGTGCGAGATTCAACAATTCCCAGAG ACACCAGTTCTTCATCTATCTTgcagaaagaaggaaagagaaagagatcATATCCACCCTTATAAAGTCATAGAAATTACCCCTCCCCCCAAGAATCTTGGAATCCGCTGCTTTCCCCCC CAGAACTTGCAATGTGGGGAGAGTGTGACGATTGAAGGGCAAGCATATACCATTGCAGCAGTCACTCATCGGTACCAGCTCCGCAAGGGGAAGTATGAATCCAGTGAGAAGAGGCTTGATGTTTTGTCCACGGGAAGATACATCTTGAActtatatttagaaaatttgctAGAACAATCTTAA
- the LOC110641329 gene encoding uncharacterized protein LOC110641329 isoform X11 gives MFASMKKRSDFFLAFIRSHTHKDEEKERERMAMGSWNIGTCKKTPVLHLSCRKKERERDHIHPYKVIEITPPPKNLGIRCFPPQNLQCGESVTIEGQAYTIAAVTHRYQLRKGKYESSEKRLDVLSTGRYILNLYLENLLEQS, from the exons ATGTTTGCTTCCAT GAAGAAAAGATCTGATTTTTTTCTGGCTTTCATTCGCTCTCACACACACAAAgacgaagagaaagagagagagagaatggcaATGGGTTCATGGAATATTGGAACATGTAAGAAG ACACCAGTTCTTCATCTATCTTgcagaaagaaggaaagagaaagagatcATATCCACCCTTATAAAGTCATAGAAATTACCCCTCCCCCCAAGAATCTTGGAATCCGCTGCTTTCCCCCC CAGAACTTGCAATGTGGGGAGAGTGTGACGATTGAAGGGCAAGCATATACCATTGCAGCAGTCACTCATCGGTACCAGCTCCGCAAGGGGAAGTATGAATCCAGTGAGAAGAGGCTTGATGTTTTGTCCACGGGAAGATACATCTTGAActtatatttagaaaatttgctAGAACAATCTTAA
- the LOC110641329 gene encoding uncharacterized protein LOC110641329 isoform X2 produces the protein MGCSVVTQKHFPFIEGRKDLIFFWLSFALTHTKTKRKREREWQWVHGILEHVRRCEIQQFPEVFFTTPVLHLSCRKKERERDHIHPYKVIEITPPPKNLGIRCFPPNLQCGESVTIEGQAYTIAAVTHRYQLRKGKYESSEKRLDVLSTGRYILNLYLENLLEQS, from the exons ATGGGTTGCAGCGTGGTGACTCAAAAGCATTTTCCCTTCATTGAAG GAAGAAAAGATCTGATTTTTTTCTGGCTTTCATTCGCTCTCACACACACAAAgacgaagagaaagagagagagagaatggcaATGGGTTCATGGAATATTGGAACATGTAAGAAGGTGCGAGATTCAACAATTCCCAGAGGTTTTCTTTACA ACACCAGTTCTTCATCTATCTTgcagaaagaaggaaagagaaagagatcATATCCACCCTTATAAAGTCATAGAAATTACCCCTCCCCCCAAGAATCTTGGAATCCGCTGCTTTCCCCCC AACTTGCAATGTGGGGAGAGTGTGACGATTGAAGGGCAAGCATATACCATTGCAGCAGTCACTCATCGGTACCAGCTCCGCAAGGGGAAGTATGAATCCAGTGAGAAGAGGCTTGATGTTTTGTCCACGGGAAGATACATCTTGAActtatatttagaaaatttgctAGAACAATCTTAA
- the LOC110641329 gene encoding uncharacterized protein LOC110641329 isoform X4 has product MGCSVVTQKHFPFIEGRKDLIFFWLSFALTHTKTKRKREREWQWVHGILEHVRRCEIQQFPETPVLHLSCRKKERERDHIHPYKVIEITPPPKNLGIRCFPPNLQCGESVTIEGQAYTIAAVTHRYQLRKGKYESSEKRLDVLSTGRYILNLYLENLLEQS; this is encoded by the exons ATGGGTTGCAGCGTGGTGACTCAAAAGCATTTTCCCTTCATTGAAG GAAGAAAAGATCTGATTTTTTTCTGGCTTTCATTCGCTCTCACACACACAAAgacgaagagaaagagagagagagaatggcaATGGGTTCATGGAATATTGGAACATGTAAGAAGGTGCGAGATTCAACAATTCCCAGAG ACACCAGTTCTTCATCTATCTTgcagaaagaaggaaagagaaagagatcATATCCACCCTTATAAAGTCATAGAAATTACCCCTCCCCCCAAGAATCTTGGAATCCGCTGCTTTCCCCCC AACTTGCAATGTGGGGAGAGTGTGACGATTGAAGGGCAAGCATATACCATTGCAGCAGTCACTCATCGGTACCAGCTCCGCAAGGGGAAGTATGAATCCAGTGAGAAGAGGCTTGATGTTTTGTCCACGGGAAGATACATCTTGAActtatatttagaaaatttgctAGAACAATCTTAA
- the LOC110641329 gene encoding uncharacterized protein LOC110641329 isoform X7 gives MRTMRKKQTMKGSLFQRKKRSDFFLAFIRSHTHKDEEKERERMAMGSWNIGTCKKTPVLHLSCRKKERERDHIHPYKVIEITPPPKNLGIRCFPPQNLQCGESVTIEGQAYTIAAVTHRYQLRKGKYESSEKRLDVLSTGRYILNLYLENLLEQS, from the exons ATGAGGACGATGAGGAAGAAACAAACAATGAAAGGGTCCTTGTTTCAAAG GAAGAAAAGATCTGATTTTTTTCTGGCTTTCATTCGCTCTCACACACACAAAgacgaagagaaagagagagagagaatggcaATGGGTTCATGGAATATTGGAACATGTAAGAAG ACACCAGTTCTTCATCTATCTTgcagaaagaaggaaagagaaagagatcATATCCACCCTTATAAAGTCATAGAAATTACCCCTCCCCCCAAGAATCTTGGAATCCGCTGCTTTCCCCCC CAGAACTTGCAATGTGGGGAGAGTGTGACGATTGAAGGGCAAGCATATACCATTGCAGCAGTCACTCATCGGTACCAGCTCCGCAAGGGGAAGTATGAATCCAGTGAGAAGAGGCTTGATGTTTTGTCCACGGGAAGATACATCTTGAActtatatttagaaaatttgctAGAACAATCTTAA
- the LOC110641329 gene encoding uncharacterized protein LOC110641329 isoform X1 has protein sequence MGCSVVTQKHFPFIEGRKDLIFFWLSFALTHTKTKRKREREWQWVHGILEHVRRCEIQQFPEVFFTTPVLHLSCRKKERERDHIHPYKVIEITPPPKNLGIRCFPPQNLQCGESVTIEGQAYTIAAVTHRYQLRKGKYESSEKRLDVLSTGRYILNLYLENLLEQS, from the exons ATGGGTTGCAGCGTGGTGACTCAAAAGCATTTTCCCTTCATTGAAG GAAGAAAAGATCTGATTTTTTTCTGGCTTTCATTCGCTCTCACACACACAAAgacgaagagaaagagagagagagaatggcaATGGGTTCATGGAATATTGGAACATGTAAGAAGGTGCGAGATTCAACAATTCCCAGAGGTTTTCTTTACA ACACCAGTTCTTCATCTATCTTgcagaaagaaggaaagagaaagagatcATATCCACCCTTATAAAGTCATAGAAATTACCCCTCCCCCCAAGAATCTTGGAATCCGCTGCTTTCCCCCC CAGAACTTGCAATGTGGGGAGAGTGTGACGATTGAAGGGCAAGCATATACCATTGCAGCAGTCACTCATCGGTACCAGCTCCGCAAGGGGAAGTATGAATCCAGTGAGAAGAGGCTTGATGTTTTGTCCACGGGAAGATACATCTTGAActtatatttagaaaatttgctAGAACAATCTTAA
- the LOC110641329 gene encoding uncharacterized protein LOC110641329 isoform X6, which produces MGCSVVTQKHFPFIEGRKDLIFFWLSFALTHTKTKRKREREWQWVHGILEHVRRCEIQQFPEVFFTTPVLHLSCRKKERERDHIHPYKVIEITPPPKNLGIRCFPPSFTHRQAGERFRKGKMVGDSRLLERGTCVHPRASLVSTSIELAMWGECDD; this is translated from the exons ATGGGTTGCAGCGTGGTGACTCAAAAGCATTTTCCCTTCATTGAAG GAAGAAAAGATCTGATTTTTTTCTGGCTTTCATTCGCTCTCACACACACAAAgacgaagagaaagagagagagagaatggcaATGGGTTCATGGAATATTGGAACATGTAAGAAGGTGCGAGATTCAACAATTCCCAGAGGTTTTCTTTACA ACACCAGTTCTTCATCTATCTTgcagaaagaaggaaagagaaagagatcATATCCACCCTTATAAAGTCATAGAAATTACCCCTCCCCCCAAGAATCTTGGAATCCGCTGCTTTCCCCCC TCTTTCACGCACAGGCAGGCTGGAGAGCGCTTCCGGAAAGGAAAAATGGTTGGAGATAGTCGATTGTTGGAGAGAGGTACTTGTGTTCATCCTAGGGCCTCACTTGTTTCCACTTCTATAG AACTTGCAATGTGGGGAGAGTGTGACGATTGA
- the LOC110641329 gene encoding uncharacterized protein LOC110641329 isoform X12: MGCSVVTQKHFPFIEGRKDLIFFWLSFALTHTKTKRKREREWQWVHGILEHVRRCEIQQFPEVFFTTPVLHLSCRKKERERDHIHPYKVIEITPPPKNLGIRCFPPSFTHRQAGERFRKGKMVGDSRLLERELAMWGECDD, from the exons ATGGGTTGCAGCGTGGTGACTCAAAAGCATTTTCCCTTCATTGAAG GAAGAAAAGATCTGATTTTTTTCTGGCTTTCATTCGCTCTCACACACACAAAgacgaagagaaagagagagagagaatggcaATGGGTTCATGGAATATTGGAACATGTAAGAAGGTGCGAGATTCAACAATTCCCAGAGGTTTTCTTTACA ACACCAGTTCTTCATCTATCTTgcagaaagaaggaaagagaaagagatcATATCCACCCTTATAAAGTCATAGAAATTACCCCTCCCCCCAAGAATCTTGGAATCCGCTGCTTTCCCCCC TCTTTCACGCACAGGCAGGCTGGAGAGCGCTTCCGGAAAGGAAAAATGGTTGGAGATAGTCGATTGTTGGAGAGAG AACTTGCAATGTGGGGAGAGTGTGACGATTGA
- the LOC110641329 gene encoding uncharacterized protein LOC110641329 isoform X5 — MGCSVVTQKHFPFIEGRKDLIFFWLSFALTHTKTKRKREREWQWVHGILEHVRRCEIQQFPEVFFTTPVLHLSCRKKERERDHIHPYKVIEITPPPKNLGIRCFPPSFTHRQAGERFRKGKMVGDSRLLERGTCVHPRASLVSTSIAELAMWGECDD, encoded by the exons ATGGGTTGCAGCGTGGTGACTCAAAAGCATTTTCCCTTCATTGAAG GAAGAAAAGATCTGATTTTTTTCTGGCTTTCATTCGCTCTCACACACACAAAgacgaagagaaagagagagagagaatggcaATGGGTTCATGGAATATTGGAACATGTAAGAAGGTGCGAGATTCAACAATTCCCAGAGGTTTTCTTTACA ACACCAGTTCTTCATCTATCTTgcagaaagaaggaaagagaaagagatcATATCCACCCTTATAAAGTCATAGAAATTACCCCTCCCCCCAAGAATCTTGGAATCCGCTGCTTTCCCCCC TCTTTCACGCACAGGCAGGCTGGAGAGCGCTTCCGGAAAGGAAAAATGGTTGGAGATAGTCGATTGTTGGAGAGAGGTACTTGTGTTCATCCTAGGGCCTCACTTGTTTCCACTTCTATAG CAGAACTTGCAATGTGGGGAGAGTGTGACGATTGA
- the LOC110641329 gene encoding uncharacterized protein LOC110641329 isoform X9, giving the protein MGCSVVTQKHFPFIEGRKDLIFFWLSFALTHTKTKRKREREWQWVHGILEHVRRCEIQQFPETPVLHLSCRKKERERDHIHPYKVIEITPPPKNLGIRCFPPSFTHRQAGERFRKGKMVGDSRLLERGTCVHPRASLVSTSIAELAMWGECDD; this is encoded by the exons ATGGGTTGCAGCGTGGTGACTCAAAAGCATTTTCCCTTCATTGAAG GAAGAAAAGATCTGATTTTTTTCTGGCTTTCATTCGCTCTCACACACACAAAgacgaagagaaagagagagagagaatggcaATGGGTTCATGGAATATTGGAACATGTAAGAAGGTGCGAGATTCAACAATTCCCAGAG ACACCAGTTCTTCATCTATCTTgcagaaagaaggaaagagaaagagatcATATCCACCCTTATAAAGTCATAGAAATTACCCCTCCCCCCAAGAATCTTGGAATCCGCTGCTTTCCCCCC TCTTTCACGCACAGGCAGGCTGGAGAGCGCTTCCGGAAAGGAAAAATGGTTGGAGATAGTCGATTGTTGGAGAGAGGTACTTGTGTTCATCCTAGGGCCTCACTTGTTTCCACTTCTATAG CAGAACTTGCAATGTGGGGAGAGTGTGACGATTGA
- the LOC110641329 gene encoding uncharacterized protein LOC110641329 isoform X10 has product MRTMRKKQTMKGSLFQRKKRSDFFLAFIRSHTHKDEEKERERMAMGSWNIGTCKKTPVLHLSCRKKERERDHIHPYKVIEITPPPKNLGIRCFPPSFTHRQAGERFRKGKMVGDSRLLERGTCVHPRASLVSTSIAELAMWGECDD; this is encoded by the exons ATGAGGACGATGAGGAAGAAACAAACAATGAAAGGGTCCTTGTTTCAAAG GAAGAAAAGATCTGATTTTTTTCTGGCTTTCATTCGCTCTCACACACACAAAgacgaagagaaagagagagagagaatggcaATGGGTTCATGGAATATTGGAACATGTAAGAAG ACACCAGTTCTTCATCTATCTTgcagaaagaaggaaagagaaagagatcATATCCACCCTTATAAAGTCATAGAAATTACCCCTCCCCCCAAGAATCTTGGAATCCGCTGCTTTCCCCCC TCTTTCACGCACAGGCAGGCTGGAGAGCGCTTCCGGAAAGGAAAAATGGTTGGAGATAGTCGATTGTTGGAGAGAGGTACTTGTGTTCATCCTAGGGCCTCACTTGTTTCCACTTCTATAG CAGAACTTGCAATGTGGGGAGAGTGTGACGATTGA
- the LOC110641315 gene encoding heterogeneous nuclear ribonucleoprotein 1, with the protein MDPQEQDAIAGGETDHNGYEIKSQSHTGDGASPGKIFIGGLARETTSAQFVKHFGKYGEITDSVIMKDRKTGQPRGFGFVTYADPSVVDQVIQDTHIINGKQVEIKRTIPKGAIGSKDFKTKKIFVGGIPTAVTEDEFKEFFMQYGEVIEHQIMRDHSTNRSRGFGFITFDSEETVDDLLAKGNKLELAGTQVEIKKAEPKKPNAAPPPSKRYNDSRPAFGGGFGDAYDGYGGSGFGSGGGGGAAYRSGGVYGGRASTYGEYNGGEFGGYGGYGGGGIGAYRGEPSYGYSGRYGGGFSRGYDLRGGYGGLGEGYGGYGSGSGSGSGSGGGYGSGGGGGYGSGGGYGGGYDTGLGGGYGGSSGGSFYGSRGGYGGAGSGRYHPYGR; encoded by the exons ATGGACCCGCAAGAGCAGGACGCAATTGCTGGTGGAGAAACCGACCACAACGGATATGAGATTAAGTCTCAATCTCACACTGGAGACGGAGCTAGTCCTGG AAAAATTTTCATTGGAGGTTTAGCCAGGGAGACTACTTCTG CTCAATTTGTCAAGCACTTTGGTAAATATGGTGAAATTACTGATTCTGTTATAATGAAGGACCGGAAGACTGGACAACCTCGTGGTTTTGGGTTTGTGACCTATGCAGATCCCTCAGTTGTTGATCAAGTTATACAGGACACACATATTATTAATGGGAAACAA GTGGAAATCAAGCGAACGATACCAAAGGGAGCTATTGGATCTAAGGATTTCAAGACCAAAAAGATTTTTGTTGGTGGAATTCCAACAGCTGTGACTGAAG ATGAGTTCAAAGAATTCTTTATGCAATATGGTGAGGTCATTGAACACCAGATCATGCGGGACCACTCTACCAACCGCTCCCGTGGCTTTGGATTTATTACATTTGACTCGGAGGAGACAGTGGATGATCTTTTGGCCAAAGGGAATAAGCTTGAGTTAGCTGGAACTCAG GTGGAGATTAAGAAGGCAGAGCCAAAGAAGCCCAATGCTGCACCACCCCCTTCTAAGCGTTATAATGATTCCAGGCCTGCATTTGGTGGTGGATTTGGTGATGCATATGATGGATATGGAGGCAGTGGCtttggtagtggtggtggtggtggtgctgcttaTAGGTCTGGTGGAGTCTATGGAGGTAGAGCTAGCACTTATGGTGAATATAATGGGGGTGAATTTGGTGGATATGGTGGATATGGGGGTGGTGGCATTGGAGCTTATAGAGGGGAGCCCTCCTATGGATATTCCGGTCGTTATGGAGGAGGCTTTAGCAGGGGTTATGATTTACGAGGTGGTTACGGTGGCCTTGGTGAGGGTTATGGTGGATATGGTAGTGGCAGTGGCAGTGGCAGTGGCAGTGGTGGCGGATATGGCAGTGGCGGTGGTGGTGGATATGGCAGTGGTGGTGGATATGGAGGTGGATATGACACTGGCCTCGGGGGTGGGTATGGAGGTAGCAGTGGAGGTTCCTTTTATGGAAGTAGAGGGGGATATGGTGGTGCGGGTAGTGGTAGATACCACCCTTATGGGAGGTAG